The following proteins are encoded in a genomic region of Actinomadura sp. NAK00032:
- a CDS encoding peroxiredoxin, which yields MLTVGDQFPEYELTACVSLDAENAFETINHKSYEGKWRVVFFWPKDFTFVCPTEIAEFGRLNEDFADRDAQVLGASVDNEFVHFAWRKDHPDLREIPFPMMSDLKRELSEALGILTEDGVAQRATFIVDPNNEIQFSMVTAGSVGRNVKEVLRVLDALQSDELCPCNWNKGEDTLDAGKLLAGAGA from the coding sequence GTGCTTACTGTCGGTGACCAGTTCCCCGAGTACGAGCTCACCGCCTGCGTCTCGCTGGACGCCGAGAACGCGTTCGAGACGATCAACCACAAGTCCTACGAGGGCAAGTGGCGCGTCGTCTTCTTCTGGCCGAAGGACTTCACCTTCGTGTGCCCGACCGAGATCGCCGAGTTCGGCCGCCTCAACGAGGACTTCGCCGACCGCGACGCCCAGGTGCTCGGCGCGTCCGTCGACAACGAGTTCGTCCACTTCGCGTGGCGCAAGGACCACCCGGACCTGCGCGAGATCCCGTTCCCGATGATGTCGGACCTCAAGCGCGAGCTGAGCGAGGCCCTCGGCATCCTCACCGAGGACGGCGTGGCGCAGCGCGCGACGTTCATCGTCGACCCGAACAACGAGATCCAGTTCTCGATGGTGACCGCCGGGTCCGTCGGCCGCAACGTCAAGGAGGTCCTGCGGGTCCTCGACGCGCTGCAGAGCGACGAGCTGTGCCCCTGCAACTGGAACAAGGGCGAGGACACGCTCGACGCGGGCAAGCTGCTGGCCGGCGCCGGCGCCTGA
- a CDS encoding DNA alkylation repair protein, translated as MDVGAEAARVLAELRAQGDPARAQSEKSYLKSEFVHIGVTVPALRKVALSAVKGKPTRDEVLALARLLWDVTDDGRPVHEARMAAIDVLVKRAALLEPRDMGTAEALIRDSASWVYVDHLAEKVVGGLVVRYPDLAATLDAWVADPYMWIRRTAVLALLPGVRTGDPDLERISRYGDALLGEREFFIRKALGWVLRELSKKDPFWVVEWVEPRLGTISGVTLREAVRRLPAEEAARLRGRPALERGGPL; from the coding sequence ATGGACGTGGGGGCCGAGGCGGCGCGGGTTCTGGCGGAGTTGCGCGCCCAGGGGGATCCGGCGCGCGCGCAGAGCGAGAAAAGCTATCTGAAGAGCGAGTTCGTCCACATCGGTGTGACCGTGCCGGCGCTGCGCAAGGTGGCCCTTTCGGCGGTCAAGGGCAAGCCCACGCGGGACGAAGTGCTAGCCCTCGCGCGGCTCCTCTGGGACGTCACCGACGACGGACGTCCCGTCCATGAGGCCCGTATGGCGGCGATCGACGTGCTCGTCAAGCGGGCGGCCCTGCTGGAGCCCCGCGACATGGGGACGGCCGAAGCGCTCATCCGCGACTCGGCGAGCTGGGTGTACGTCGACCACCTCGCGGAGAAGGTCGTCGGCGGCCTGGTCGTCCGGTACCCGGACCTGGCGGCGACGCTGGACGCATGGGTCGCCGACCCCTACATGTGGATACGGCGTACGGCCGTCCTGGCGCTGCTTCCGGGCGTCCGGACGGGAGACCCGGATCTAGAACGAATCAGCCGGTACGGGGACGCGCTGCTGGGCGAGCGCGAGTTCTTCATCAGGAAGGCCCTGGGATGGGTCCTCCGGGAGTTGTCCAAGAAGGACCCGTTCTGGGTGGTGGAGTGGGTCGAGCCCCGTCTCGGCACCATCTCGGGCGTGACGCTGCGCGAGGCCGTCCGGCGGCTGCCCGCCGAGGAGGCCGCCCGGCTGCGCGGGCGGCCCGCCCTCGAACGCGGTGGGCCGCTCTAG
- a CDS encoding zinc metalloprotease, translated as MKLLAATALLAALVPAAPSLPAAPAAPSGPPTASPVRASADDCTHPEARLRTNGHGRERNDLTPAQAAGIEEQLNRLLNRLGLGPVDESGGQSKGSDLKAAPQITIPVFFHVIHDGPRGNVSTAAINRQISTMNASYGGRNGGADTRVSFKLQGVSRSNSAAWFQDPERYEGTYKPMLHQGGKGTLNLYSTYIGGDLLGWSTFPWKYKSDPKMDGVTIHYGSMPGGSIEHFNKGFSATHEVGHWLGLYHTFQDGCGGQGDRVADTPAERDPSNGCPTGKDTCPSPGVDPVHNYMDYSYDTCMTSFTAGQGARMHKVWAAYRA; from the coding sequence GTGAAGCTGCTCGCCGCCACCGCCCTGCTCGCCGCGCTCGTCCCGGCAGCGCCGTCCCTGCCGGCCGCGCCTGCCGCACCGTCCGGGCCGCCCACCGCCTCGCCCGTGCGCGCGAGCGCGGACGACTGCACGCACCCGGAGGCGCGCCTGCGGACGAACGGCCACGGCCGGGAGCGCAACGACCTGACGCCCGCGCAGGCCGCCGGCATCGAGGAGCAACTCAACCGCCTCCTGAACCGGCTCGGCCTCGGCCCGGTCGACGAGTCCGGCGGCCAGTCGAAGGGCAGCGATCTCAAGGCCGCACCGCAGATCACGATCCCGGTGTTCTTCCACGTGATCCACGACGGGCCGCGCGGCAACGTCTCCACCGCCGCGATCAACCGCCAGATCAGCACCATGAACGCCTCCTACGGAGGACGCAACGGCGGCGCGGACACGCGCGTCTCCTTCAAGCTCCAGGGGGTCAGCCGCTCGAACAGCGCCGCCTGGTTCCAGGACCCGGAGCGCTACGAGGGCACCTACAAGCCGATGCTGCACCAGGGCGGCAAGGGCACGCTGAACCTCTACAGCACCTACATCGGCGGCGACCTGCTCGGCTGGTCGACGTTCCCGTGGAAGTACAAGTCCGACCCCAAGATGGACGGGGTGACCATCCACTACGGCAGCATGCCGGGCGGGTCGATCGAGCACTTCAACAAGGGCTTCAGCGCCACCCACGAGGTGGGGCACTGGCTGGGGCTCTACCACACGTTCCAGGACGGCTGCGGCGGCCAGGGCGACCGCGTCGCCGACACGCCGGCCGAGCGCGACCCGTCGAACGGCTGCCCGACCGGCAAGGACACCTGCCCGTCCCCCGGTGTCGACCCGGTGCACAACTACATGGACTACAGCTACGACACGTGCATGACGTCCTTCACCGCGGGCCAGGGCGCCCGTATGCACAAGGTGTGGGCGGCCTACCGCGCCTAG
- the guaA gene encoding glutamine-hydrolyzing GMP synthase, with amino-acid sequence MAADQSFDTVLVVDFGAQYAQLIARRVRECHVFSEIVPSTMPAAEMLAKRPKAIILSGGPASVYAEGAPAAPEGLFEIGVPTLGICYGHQVMAQALGGTVENSDIAEYGGATVAVTSPGMLFAGLPHEQAVWMSHRDFVSGAPAGFTVTASTDVTPVAGMEDRERGFFGVQFHPEVLHTEHGMEILRRFLYEGAGCRPNWTMVNIAEESIEAVRQQVGDRRAICALSGGVDSAVAAALVQRAIGDQLTCVFVDHGLLRKGEPEQVEKDFVAVTGVNLHVVDAQDRFLGALDGVTDPEQKRKIIGREFIRVFEEAAREIVGEDADEPVEFLVQGTLYPDVVESGGGTGAANIKSHHNVGGLPEDLQFALIEPLRSLFKDEVRALGEQLGLPTEIVWRQPFPGPGLGIRIIGAVTRERLDILRDADAIAREELTRAGLDRDIWQFPVVLLADVRSVGVQGDSRTYGHPIVLRPVTSEDAMTADWAKLPYDLLQRISTRITNEVREINRVTVDITSKPPGTIEWE; translated from the coding sequence GTGGCCGCAGACCAGTCCTTTGACACCGTTCTCGTCGTCGACTTCGGCGCGCAGTACGCGCAGCTGATCGCGCGGCGCGTCCGCGAGTGCCATGTGTTCAGCGAGATCGTCCCGTCCACCATGCCGGCGGCGGAGATGCTGGCCAAGCGGCCGAAGGCGATCATCCTGTCCGGCGGCCCGGCGTCGGTGTACGCGGAGGGCGCGCCGGCGGCGCCCGAGGGGCTGTTCGAGATCGGCGTCCCGACGCTCGGCATCTGCTACGGCCACCAGGTGATGGCGCAGGCCCTCGGCGGGACGGTGGAGAACTCCGACATCGCCGAGTACGGCGGCGCGACCGTGGCCGTCACGTCCCCGGGCATGCTGTTCGCGGGGCTGCCGCACGAGCAGGCGGTGTGGATGTCGCACCGCGACTTCGTCAGCGGCGCCCCGGCCGGCTTCACGGTGACGGCGAGCACCGACGTCACCCCGGTCGCCGGCATGGAGGACCGGGAGCGCGGCTTCTTCGGCGTCCAGTTCCATCCGGAGGTTCTGCACACCGAGCACGGAATGGAGATCCTGCGCCGATTCCTGTACGAAGGCGCCGGATGCCGCCCGAACTGGACGATGGTCAACATCGCCGAGGAGTCGATCGAGGCCGTCCGGCAGCAGGTCGGCGACCGCCGGGCGATCTGCGCGCTGTCGGGCGGGGTCGACTCCGCGGTCGCCGCCGCCCTCGTCCAGCGGGCCATCGGCGACCAGCTGACCTGCGTGTTCGTCGACCACGGGCTGCTGCGCAAGGGCGAGCCCGAGCAGGTCGAGAAGGACTTCGTCGCCGTCACCGGCGTGAACCTGCACGTCGTCGACGCCCAGGACCGCTTCCTCGGCGCGCTCGACGGCGTCACCGACCCGGAGCAGAAGCGCAAGATCATCGGGCGCGAGTTCATCCGGGTGTTCGAGGAGGCCGCCCGGGAGATCGTCGGGGAGGACGCCGACGAACCGGTCGAGTTCCTCGTCCAGGGGACCCTTTACCCGGACGTGGTCGAATCGGGCGGCGGCACCGGCGCCGCGAACATCAAGTCGCACCACAACGTCGGCGGGCTCCCCGAAGACCTGCAGTTCGCGCTGATCGAGCCGCTGCGCTCGCTGTTCAAGGACGAGGTCCGCGCGCTGGGCGAGCAGCTCGGGCTGCCGACCGAGATCGTCTGGCGCCAGCCGTTCCCCGGCCCCGGCCTCGGCATCCGCATCATCGGCGCCGTCACGCGCGAGCGCCTGGACATCCTCCGCGACGCCGACGCCATCGCCCGCGAGGAGCTGACCCGTGCCGGCCTCGACCGCGACATCTGGCAGTTCCCGGTGGTGCTGCTGGCCGACGTCCGCTCGGTCGGCGTGCAGGGCGACAGCCGCACCTACGGCCACCCGATCGTGCTGCGCCCGGTGACCAGCGAGGACGCCATGACGGCCGACTGGGCGAAGCTGCCCTACGACCTCCTGCAGCGGATCTCCACCCGCATCACCAACGAGGTCCGCGAGATCAACCGCGTCACGGTCGACATCACCTCCAAGCCTCCGGGCACCATCGAGTGGGAGTAG
- a CDS encoding carboxymuconolactone decarboxylase family protein: MSVDALKGALPGYAKDTKLNLGSLTSTSQLTEQQLWGTVLACALATRSAVVIRELAEEAGDYLSAEAFEAAKGAASIMAMNNVYYRATHLIGDETYATLPAKLRMSVIGKPGVDKVDFELWCLAVSAINGCGRCLESHEKVVREAGLSRELVQEGLRIAAVVNAAAATLDAEAALAPATV, encoded by the coding sequence ATGAGCGTTGACGCGCTGAAGGGCGCCCTGCCGGGCTACGCCAAGGACACCAAGCTCAACCTGGGCTCGCTGACCTCCACCTCCCAGCTCACCGAGCAGCAGCTGTGGGGGACGGTGCTGGCCTGCGCCCTCGCCACCCGGAGCGCCGTCGTCATCCGCGAGCTGGCCGAGGAGGCGGGCGACTACCTGTCCGCCGAGGCGTTCGAGGCGGCCAAGGGCGCCGCGTCGATCATGGCGATGAACAACGTGTACTACCGCGCCACCCACCTCATCGGGGACGAGACGTACGCGACGCTGCCCGCCAAGCTGCGGATGTCGGTCATCGGCAAGCCGGGCGTCGACAAGGTCGACTTCGAGCTGTGGTGCCTCGCCGTGTCCGCGATCAACGGGTGCGGGCGCTGCCTGGAGTCGCACGAGAAGGTCGTCCGCGAGGCCGGGCTGTCCCGCGAGCTGGTCCAGGAGGGGCTGCGGATCGCCGCCGTCGTCAACGCGGCGGCCGCGACCCTGGACGCCGAGGCCGCGCTGGCCCCGGCGACCGTCTGA